The proteins below come from a single Candidatus Binatia bacterium genomic window:
- a CDS encoding CpsD/CapB family tyrosine-protein kinase gives MSKIYEALKRAEQERERTRGPAEQPPVPLGDDGAADGRPVPGTQEEYQRLRASLLSVTVPAGLHTVLVTAPNHGEGATTVAIGLATALGREREARVLLIEANPRAPVLRHRLGISGDAGLTDFIAGRVAPEALLTRIDRHNFSVIHAGEAAHAGAELEMLSGLLTRLRPQFDFIVIDGPPVNRYADVSVIAPVVDGVIMVVEADRTPLADAESATRELGKVGARILGVVLNRRRSYIPAFLESLL, from the coding sequence GTGAGCAAGATATACGAAGCGCTCAAGCGCGCCGAGCAGGAACGCGAGCGGACACGTGGTCCTGCGGAGCAGCCGCCGGTGCCCCTCGGGGACGACGGTGCTGCCGACGGCCGGCCCGTGCCCGGCACGCAGGAGGAGTACCAGCGGCTGCGGGCGAGCTTGCTGTCGGTAACGGTTCCCGCCGGCCTGCATACGGTGCTGGTGACAGCGCCGAATCACGGCGAAGGGGCAACCACCGTGGCCATCGGTCTGGCGACCGCGCTCGGCCGCGAGCGCGAGGCCCGTGTGCTCCTGATCGAGGCCAATCCGCGCGCGCCGGTGCTTCGCCACCGGCTGGGGATCTCGGGGGACGCCGGATTGACAGATTTCATCGCCGGACGGGTGGCGCCCGAGGCGCTGCTGACGAGGATTGATCGCCACAATTTCTCGGTCATCCATGCCGGTGAGGCCGCGCACGCCGGTGCGGAGCTGGAAATGCTCAGCGGCTTGCTGACCCGATTGCGTCCGCAGTTCGATTTCATCGTCATCGACGGGCCACCGGTCAATCGGTATGCGGATGTGAGCGTGATCGCCCCGGTGGTCGACGGCGTCATCATGGTCGTAGAGGCGGACCGGACGCCCCTGGCCGATGCGGAGTCGGCGACCCGTGAGTTGGGCAAAGTAGGGGCGCGCATCCTCGGGGTCGTGCTCAACCGGCGGCGATCGTACATTCCGGCGTTTCTCGAAAGCTTACTGTAG